In one Actinopolymorpha sp. NPDC004070 genomic region, the following are encoded:
- a CDS encoding zinc-dependent metalloprotease, with protein sequence MSNDEPGPGREGEEPEKRPPGGPDNPFPGFDLGAIFGQLQNMFSWQGGPINWQLAVETAKQTIRQTGDASLTASERSQVDQTVRLAEHWLDEATSLPAASAGQALAWNRAEWLDGTLPAWKKLVEPLAAHVVGAMGQALPEQAAGMGAQLTGVLTQVGGMMFGAQVGQGLGQLATEVVGATDIGLPLGPAGQPVLVPANIAAFGSGLDLPADDVRLYLALRECAHQRLFHHAPWLSAHLFSAVEEYARGMHVDTSKLEEAVGTIDMSNPEALNDALAGGLLEPEETPRQKAALARLETALALVEGWVDDVVTSAATPRMPSAPLFHEAIRRRRAEGGPAEQTFVTLVGLEIRPRRMRDAATVWASLRETRGISGREALWAHPDMLPTGDDLDDAKGFAERAASPDRMDIGDLGFDEPRGDGDQSGGGESGDEGRGDDGTTR encoded by the coding sequence GTGAGCAACGACGAGCCCGGCCCGGGTCGCGAGGGCGAGGAGCCCGAGAAGCGTCCACCCGGCGGCCCGGACAACCCGTTCCCGGGGTTCGACCTCGGCGCGATCTTCGGCCAGCTGCAGAACATGTTCTCGTGGCAGGGCGGCCCTATCAACTGGCAACTCGCCGTCGAGACGGCCAAGCAGACGATCCGCCAGACCGGTGACGCGTCCCTCACCGCATCGGAACGTTCCCAGGTCGACCAGACCGTACGCCTCGCCGAGCACTGGCTCGACGAGGCCACCAGCCTTCCGGCCGCCTCGGCCGGTCAGGCGCTGGCGTGGAACCGCGCCGAGTGGCTGGACGGGACGCTGCCCGCGTGGAAGAAGCTGGTCGAGCCGCTGGCCGCGCACGTGGTCGGCGCGATGGGCCAGGCGCTGCCGGAGCAGGCGGCCGGCATGGGCGCCCAGCTCACCGGCGTTCTCACCCAGGTCGGCGGGATGATGTTCGGTGCACAGGTGGGCCAGGGCCTCGGCCAGCTCGCCACCGAGGTGGTCGGCGCCACCGACATCGGGCTGCCGCTCGGGCCTGCCGGGCAGCCGGTGCTGGTGCCCGCGAACATCGCGGCGTTCGGCAGTGGGCTCGACCTGCCCGCCGACGACGTACGCCTCTATCTCGCGCTGCGCGAGTGCGCACACCAGCGGCTCTTCCACCACGCGCCGTGGCTGTCCGCGCACCTGTTCTCGGCGGTCGAGGAGTACGCCCGCGGGATGCACGTCGACACCTCCAAGCTGGAGGAGGCGGTCGGCACCATCGACATGTCCAACCCCGAGGCGCTCAACGACGCGCTCGCCGGCGGGCTGCTCGAACCCGAGGAGACGCCCCGGCAGAAGGCCGCACTGGCCCGGCTGGAGACCGCGCTCGCCCTGGTCGAGGGCTGGGTCGACGACGTGGTCACCTCCGCAGCCACGCCGCGGATGCCGTCCGCCCCGCTGTTCCACGAGGCGATCCGCCGCCGCCGCGCCGAGGGCGGGCCGGCCGAGCAGACGTTCGTGACGCTGGTGGGGCTGGAGATCCGGCCGCGGCGGATGCGCGACGCGGCCACGGTGTGGGCGTCGCTGCGGGAGACCCGCGGCATCAGCGGCCGGGAGGCCCTGTGGGCCCACCCCGACATGCTGCCCACGGGCGACGACCTGGACGACGCGAAGGGATTCGCCGAGCGGGCCGCCTCACCGGACCGGATGGACATCGGCGACCTGGGCTTCGACGAGCCTCGTGGCGACGGTGACCAGTCCGGCGGGGGCGAGAGCGGGGACGAGGGCCGCGGCGACGACGGCACCACCCGGTGA
- a CDS encoding STAS domain-containing protein: protein MILDDVFGLARKVAPRGTKGGRPSRRSGTERIPAQVTQPLIHPAVAQPLRPARARPLTGRAAIPQDVLCLQPTEALLCPSASVLVTAVLRRVGASRPLPYVVVLTLDQAPDIDDDGCEALVELCYSLRASGMRLYVATGSTTVLDRLQATGAVNRMLAGTAHLRLRTALLAAFEDLPGPAVTTRDVITDLENRLTPLPI from the coding sequence ATGATCCTGGATGACGTGTTCGGGCTGGCCCGTAAGGTCGCACCGCGGGGGACCAAAGGTGGACGCCCGAGCCGGCGTTCGGGCACCGAGCGGATCCCAGCCCAGGTCACACAGCCACTCATCCACCCCGCCGTCGCCCAGCCCCTCCGGCCGGCCCGTGCCAGGCCGCTGACCGGCCGGGCGGCGATCCCGCAGGACGTGCTCTGCCTGCAGCCGACCGAGGCGCTGCTGTGCCCGTCGGCGTCGGTCCTGGTCACGGCCGTGCTGCGCCGCGTGGGGGCCTCCCGGCCGCTGCCGTACGTCGTGGTGCTCACCCTCGACCAGGCACCGGACATCGACGACGACGGGTGTGAGGCACTCGTCGAGCTGTGCTACTCGCTGCGGGCGAGCGGGATGCGGTTGTACGTCGCGACCGGCTCGACCACCGTGCTGGACCGGCTGCAGGCGACCGGGGCGGTGAACCGGATGCTCGCCGGGACGGCCCACCTGCGGCTGCGGACCGCGCTGCTGGCGGCGTTCGAGGACCTGCCCGGACCGGCCGTCACCACCCGGGACGTGATCACGGACCTGGAGAACCGGCTCACGCCGTTGCCGATCTGA
- a CDS encoding PDZ domain-containing protein translates to MSRRTATMALTAVLLVALVALAWLVPVPYVAMSPGPTENTLGKYHGKPVITVEGHPTYPTKGQLDLTTVAVTSPDQKLDLAGLVAGWLDPRVAVIPRDYVYPPNQTPTQVQEQNAEQMETSQQAAVAAALRQTGDKVTSVVQVKAVVEKSPAVGRLKAADVILAVDGTKVTSAQQVVALVGRHRPGDKLRFSVRRGGKPREVTITTTKSPTDAKRAFVGIQPFDGFAFPFSVKITLGQDIGGPSAGTMFALAIVDKLTAGDLTGGRHVAGTGTIDADGKVGPIGGIQQKIAGAREGGATTFLVPAANCPAAAGASTKDIRLVRIATLRDAVSALEALNKNPKATVPTCGRG, encoded by the coding sequence ATGTCCCGCCGCACCGCGACGATGGCGCTGACCGCCGTCCTGCTCGTCGCCCTGGTCGCTCTCGCGTGGTTGGTACCGGTTCCGTATGTCGCGATGAGCCCCGGGCCGACCGAGAACACCCTGGGCAAGTACCACGGAAAGCCGGTCATCACCGTCGAGGGACACCCGACCTACCCCACGAAGGGGCAGCTGGACCTCACCACGGTGGCGGTCACCAGCCCGGACCAGAAGCTGGACCTCGCCGGCCTGGTGGCCGGGTGGCTGGACCCGCGGGTGGCCGTGATTCCCCGCGACTACGTCTATCCGCCGAACCAGACGCCGACGCAGGTGCAGGAACAGAACGCCGAGCAGATGGAGACCTCCCAGCAGGCGGCAGTGGCCGCGGCGCTGCGCCAGACCGGCGACAAGGTGACGTCGGTGGTGCAGGTCAAGGCGGTGGTGGAGAAGTCGCCCGCGGTGGGCCGGCTGAAGGCCGCCGACGTGATCCTCGCCGTCGACGGCACCAAGGTCACCAGCGCCCAGCAGGTGGTGGCGCTCGTGGGCCGGCACCGGCCCGGGGACAAGCTGAGGTTCTCCGTCCGGCGCGGCGGGAAGCCGCGTGAGGTCACCATCACCACCACGAAGTCGCCGACCGACGCCAAGCGCGCGTTCGTGGGAATCCAGCCGTTCGACGGCTTCGCGTTCCCGTTCTCGGTGAAGATCACCCTCGGCCAGGACATCGGCGGGCCGAGCGCGGGCACGATGTTCGCGCTGGCGATCGTCGACAAGCTCACCGCCGGCGACCTGACCGGAGGCCGGCACGTCGCCGGCACCGGCACCATCGACGCGGACGGCAAGGTGGGCCCGATCGGCGGGATCCAGCAGAAGATCGCCGGGGCGAGGGAGGGCGGCGCCACGACGTTCCTGGTCCCGGCGGCGAACTGCCCGGCGGCGGCCGGGGCGTCCACCAAGGACATCCGCCTGGTGCGGATCGCTACACTGCGTGATGCCGTCTCGGCGTTGGAGGCTCTGAACAAGAACCCCAAGGCCACCGTGCCGACCTGTGGCAGGGGCTGA
- a CDS encoding M48 family metallopeptidase has translation MAKPAPRQRTEPRTEPRPGGKTDPSRCEPCQVEVRRSPRRRRTVSAYREGDRVVVLLPARMSVDEEQRWVGVMLDRLSAMEQRRRPSDEELLSRARTLTRRYLGDAPLPASVRWVGNQGMRWGSCTPSDGTVRLSTRLRGMPAWVIDYVLVHELVHLVEPGHTARFWALVRNYPQADRARGYLEGVAAAAQLPLEECAD, from the coding sequence GTGGCCAAGCCGGCACCGAGGCAGCGCACTGAGCCGCGCACTGAGCCGCGACCGGGCGGGAAGACCGACCCCTCGCGCTGTGAGCCCTGCCAGGTGGAGGTCCGCCGGAGCCCGCGCCGCCGCCGCACCGTGAGCGCCTACCGCGAGGGCGACCGGGTGGTGGTGCTGCTGCCCGCGCGGATGAGCGTGGACGAGGAGCAGCGCTGGGTCGGAGTGATGCTCGACCGGCTGTCGGCGATGGAGCAGCGCCGGCGCCCCAGTGACGAGGAGCTGCTCTCCCGCGCCCGCACGCTCACCCGCCGTTATCTCGGTGACGCTCCGTTGCCGGCGAGTGTCCGATGGGTCGGCAACCAGGGCATGCGGTGGGGTTCGTGCACTCCCAGCGACGGCACGGTCCGGCTGTCCACCCGGCTGCGGGGGATGCCCGCCTGGGTGATCGACTACGTGCTCGTCCACGAGCTGGTGCACCTGGTCGAACCCGGCCACACCGCCAGGTTCTGGGCCCTGGTGCGCAACTACCCGCAGGCCGACCGGGCGCGCGGCTACCTCGAGGGGGTCGCCGCGGCCGCCCAGCTGCCGCTGGAGGAGTGCGCGGACTGA
- the def gene encoding peptide deformylase codes for MGTLPEGGTVRPMTRWGDPVMHRPCRPVDAYSSELHALVADMTATMDAADGVGLAANQVGVDLRVFVFRCADDEGVIHQGVVCNPVLDVPTGAGRRLVEEEEGCLSLPGAYAPCARPDEATVRGTDEYGKPVEFRGTGMLARCLQHETDHLNGTVFADRLSRRVRRRLFGEAEIVAEEFPDDWPVSSRPADG; via the coding sequence GTGGGCACGCTGCCCGAGGGAGGAACCGTCCGCCCGATGACGCGGTGGGGCGACCCCGTCATGCACCGCCCCTGCCGGCCGGTCGACGCGTACAGCTCCGAGCTGCACGCGCTCGTGGCCGACATGACCGCGACGATGGACGCCGCGGACGGCGTGGGCCTCGCCGCCAACCAGGTCGGCGTGGATCTTCGGGTGTTCGTCTTCCGCTGTGCCGACGACGAGGGTGTCATCCACCAGGGCGTGGTGTGCAACCCCGTCCTTGACGTGCCGACCGGCGCCGGCCGCCGCCTCGTGGAGGAAGAGGAAGGCTGCCTGTCCCTGCCCGGTGCGTACGCCCCGTGCGCCCGGCCCGACGAGGCGACCGTCCGGGGAACGGACGAGTACGGCAAGCCGGTCGAGTTCCGCGGAACCGGCATGCTGGCCCGCTGCCTACAGCACGAGACCGACCACCTGAACGGAACGGTCTTCGCCGACCGGCTGTCCCGGAGGGTACGCAGGAGGCTGTTCGGCGAGGCGGAGATCGTCGCGGAGGAGTTCCCCGACGACTGGCCGGTCTCGTCCCGGCCGGCCGACGGCTGA
- a CDS encoding NUDIX domain-containing protein, whose protein sequence is MSVPNTHEASALHADAVRVLSTWRPPSPGQATLRQDYLDHLAARPDGVWRACTPAHVTASMVVVDPTADHVLLVLHGRIHKWLQPGGHCEEGDASLAAAAAREALEETGLADLRVSEQPLRLDRHGAPCHAETHLDVQYLGTVPYGAVPVVSAESADVRWFGVGELPDELASGVVDSVAAARRAVSALT, encoded by the coding sequence GTGAGCGTGCCGAACACCCACGAGGCGAGCGCCCTGCACGCCGACGCGGTGCGCGTCCTGTCGACGTGGCGGCCGCCGTCACCCGGCCAGGCGACGCTTCGGCAGGACTACCTCGACCACCTCGCCGCGCGACCCGACGGCGTGTGGCGTGCCTGCACGCCCGCGCACGTCACCGCCAGCATGGTGGTCGTCGACCCGACGGCCGATCACGTCCTTCTCGTACTCCACGGCCGCATTCACAAGTGGCTGCAACCCGGCGGGCACTGCGAGGAGGGTGACGCCTCACTCGCCGCGGCGGCCGCGCGGGAGGCGCTGGAGGAGACCGGTCTGGCGGACCTTCGAGTGAGCGAGCAACCGCTGCGACTGGACAGGCACGGTGCGCCCTGCCACGCCGAGACCCACCTCGACGTGCAGTACCTCGGCACCGTTCCGTACGGCGCGGTGCCGGTGGTGAGCGCGGAGTCGGCGGACGTGCGGTGGTTCGGGGTCGGCGAGCTCCCCGACGAGCTCGCGTCGGGGGTCGTGGACAGCGTGGCGGCCGCGCGGCGGGCGGTCTCGGCGCTCACCTGA
- a CDS encoding UPF0182 family protein — MSSFSAPRDPSRRGFPRGNVRTRALVPTIVVLVVLMAIFGIFTNFWTERLWFGAVNYSGVFTTTLVTKIGMFAVFGVILGAAVFANLALAYRLRPRYRAMSTEQQTLDRYRAVVDPHRGLIAGIAALLLALIAGSSAAGRWETFLQWRNSTSFGTQDPQFGLDVSFFVFGYPWYRFLIGFGFSVIVLSLIAALVAHYLYGGVRLQTQGQKASAAAQAHVSVLLGLFVLLKAVAYWFDRYGLVTAGHRMSNQAFTGLTYTDAHAVLPAKTVLTVIAAICALLFFANVVRRTWLLPGLGVGLLVLSTVLLGWAWPAIIQQVTVHPNEPVKENKYIQRNIDATRQAYGVNGAEVKEYTAKTSTTAGQLADDADTLPGVRLIDPAIVGETFEQLQQVRGFYTFNKPLDVDRYKIDGESRDAVVAVRELSLAGVPADQRNWNNDHTVYTHGYGLVGAYGNQRTAEGSPKWLQGGIPTQGELGKYEPRIYFGEESPPYSIVGAPKGAKPVELDIPGGSGDAKTTNTYQGKGGVPIGSFGSRLLYAAKFQDFNILLNQSRINSASKVLYDREPRERVQKVAPWLSLDSDPYPAVVDGRIKWIIDGYTMSADYPMSQRLLLDDATSTSLTRQPAIAGQPSERLNYVRNSVKATVDAYDGTVSLYQWDDKDPVLRTWMKAFPGTVQPKSKMPDALLDHVRYPEDLMKIQREILAQYHVTDAGSFYQGTERWRVPSDPTQQGAKQPAYYLSVRMPGEDGPAFSLTSTYIYFNRENLAAFVAVDADARSKDYGKIRVLQLADKTQIDGPSQIANKLNSDTRVADALLPLTRGDSRATKGNLLTLPVGGGLLYVQPVYVESGSGDASYPLLRLVLASFGGQTGVGTTLQEALNMVFQGDAGADTGENAGDQPNQPEQPGKQPNQPNQPNQPSETVAAALAEASKAFDQAQAALQKGDLKGYADAVARAQEAVGRAAKAQAAERDRADQATPKPTPKATPTRTPTPAPRPG, encoded by the coding sequence GTGAGCAGCTTCTCCGCCCCGCGCGATCCGTCCAGGCGAGGCTTCCCCCGGGGCAACGTCCGCACCCGTGCGCTGGTTCCCACGATCGTGGTGCTGGTCGTCCTCATGGCGATCTTCGGGATCTTCACCAACTTCTGGACCGAGCGGCTGTGGTTCGGTGCGGTGAACTACTCCGGGGTCTTCACCACGACGCTGGTCACCAAGATCGGAATGTTCGCCGTCTTCGGCGTGATCCTGGGCGCGGCGGTGTTCGCCAACCTCGCCCTGGCGTACCGCCTGCGGCCCCGCTACCGCGCGATGTCGACCGAGCAGCAGACCCTCGACCGCTACCGCGCCGTGGTCGACCCGCACCGCGGGCTGATCGCGGGAATCGCGGCGCTGCTGCTGGCGCTGATCGCCGGCTCGAGTGCGGCCGGCCGGTGGGAGACGTTCCTGCAGTGGCGCAACTCCACCAGTTTCGGCACCCAGGACCCGCAGTTCGGCCTGGACGTGTCGTTCTTCGTGTTCGGCTATCCGTGGTACCGCTTCCTGATCGGGTTCGGCTTCTCCGTCATCGTCCTGTCGCTGATCGCCGCCCTGGTCGCGCACTACCTCTACGGCGGCGTCCGCCTGCAGACGCAGGGGCAGAAGGCGTCCGCCGCGGCTCAGGCGCACGTGTCGGTGCTGCTCGGACTGTTCGTTCTCCTCAAGGCGGTCGCCTACTGGTTCGACCGATACGGCCTGGTCACCGCCGGGCACCGGATGTCCAACCAGGCGTTCACCGGGCTCACCTACACCGACGCGCACGCGGTCCTGCCTGCCAAGACGGTGTTGACAGTGATCGCGGCGATCTGCGCGCTGCTGTTCTTCGCCAACGTCGTACGCCGCACCTGGCTGCTGCCCGGACTCGGTGTGGGTCTGCTGGTGCTGTCCACGGTGCTGCTCGGCTGGGCGTGGCCGGCGATCATCCAGCAGGTGACCGTACACCCAAACGAGCCGGTCAAGGAGAACAAGTACATCCAGCGCAACATCGACGCCACCAGGCAGGCGTACGGCGTGAACGGCGCGGAGGTGAAGGAGTACACCGCCAAGACGAGCACGACCGCCGGTCAGCTGGCCGACGACGCCGACACCCTGCCGGGCGTACGCCTGATCGACCCCGCGATCGTGGGGGAGACGTTCGAGCAACTGCAGCAGGTGCGCGGCTTCTACACGTTCAACAAGCCGCTGGACGTCGACCGCTACAAGATCGACGGCGAGTCCCGCGACGCGGTGGTGGCGGTGCGCGAGCTGAGCCTGGCGGGCGTTCCGGCCGACCAGCGCAACTGGAACAACGACCACACCGTCTACACCCACGGCTACGGGCTGGTGGGCGCGTACGGCAACCAGCGCACGGCGGAGGGAAGCCCGAAGTGGCTGCAGGGCGGCATCCCGACGCAGGGCGAACTCGGGAAGTACGAGCCGCGCATCTACTTCGGCGAGGAGTCGCCGCCGTACTCCATCGTGGGCGCGCCCAAGGGAGCCAAGCCGGTCGAGCTGGACATCCCCGGTGGCAGCGGTGACGCGAAGACCACCAACACCTACCAGGGCAAGGGCGGGGTGCCGATCGGGTCGTTCGGCAGCCGGCTGCTCTACGCCGCGAAGTTCCAGGACTTCAACATCCTGCTCAACCAGTCCCGGATCAACTCCGCGTCGAAGGTGCTGTACGACCGCGAGCCGCGCGAGCGGGTGCAGAAGGTCGCGCCGTGGCTGAGCCTCGACTCCGACCCGTACCCCGCGGTCGTGGACGGCCGGATCAAGTGGATCATCGACGGCTACACGATGTCTGCCGACTACCCGATGTCCCAGCGGCTGCTGCTGGACGACGCGACCTCGACGTCGCTGACCCGGCAGCCGGCGATCGCGGGCCAGCCCAGCGAACGCCTCAACTACGTACGCAACTCGGTGAAGGCGACGGTCGACGCCTACGACGGCACGGTTTCGCTGTACCAGTGGGACGACAAGGACCCGGTGCTGCGCACCTGGATGAAGGCGTTCCCGGGCACCGTGCAGCCGAAGTCGAAGATGCCCGACGCGCTGTTGGACCACGTGCGCTATCCCGAGGACCTGATGAAGATCCAGCGGGAGATCCTCGCGCAGTACCACGTCACCGACGCCGGGTCCTTCTACCAGGGCACCGAGCGGTGGCGGGTGCCCTCCGACCCGACCCAGCAGGGCGCGAAGCAGCCGGCGTACTACCTGTCGGTGCGGATGCCCGGTGAGGACGGGCCGGCGTTCTCGCTCACCTCGACCTACATCTACTTCAACCGCGAGAACCTCGCCGCGTTCGTGGCCGTCGACGCCGACGCCAGATCGAAGGACTACGGCAAGATCCGGGTGCTTCAGCTCGCGGACAAGACGCAGATCGACGGGCCGAGCCAGATCGCCAACAAACTCAACTCCGACACCCGGGTGGCCGACGCGCTGCTGCCGTTGACCCGAGGCGACAGCCGGGCCACCAAGGGCAACCTGCTCACGTTGCCGGTCGGCGGCGGGCTGCTCTACGTCCAGCCGGTGTACGTCGAGAGCGGCTCCGGCGACGCGTCGTACCCGCTGCTCCGGCTCGTGCTGGCGTCCTTCGGCGGGCAGACAGGTGTGGGCACGACGCTCCAGGAAGCGCTGAACATGGTGTTCCAGGGCGACGCGGGTGCCGACACCGGGGAGAACGCCGGCGACCAGCCGAACCAGCCCGAACAACCGGGCAAACAGCCGAACCAGCCGAACCAGCCGAACCAGCCCTCGGAGACGGTGGCCGCGGCGCTGGCCGAGGCGAGCAAGGCGTTCGACCAGGCTCAGGCCGCCTTGCAGAAGGGCGACCTCAAGGGGTACGCCGACGCGGTGGCGCGGGCGCAGGAGGCGGTGGGCAGGGCGGCGAAGGCCCAGGCGGCCGAGCGCGACCGGGCCGACCAGGCCACCCCGAAGCCGACCCCCAAGGCCACTCCGACCCGGACGCCGACCCCGGCGCCCCGGCCCGGATAG
- a CDS encoding NAD-dependent epimerase/dehydratase family protein, whose protein sequence is MAVTGAASGLGRALVERLAGLDEINRVVGLDERRGDVEGVEWRVLDIRDPAVAQRIAGCDVVVHLDVDLSPDTEPRQRSARNVRGAQTVLTAAAASGVPRIVLCTSAMVYGALADNPVPLADDAPLRARPEGVVADLLEIEWLARRAPRAHPGLSVTVVRPAMVVGGAVDTFLTRHFEAARLLVIRGSRPSWQFCHVDDLLSALEWAALGRVEGSVTVGSEGFLGQDEVEKLVGLPRLELPESLALGAAERLHRLGLTPAPASDLAYVSHPWVVSSDKLLAAGWRPVHDNTTACEALATDVAGRHTALGRRIGRRETATLGAAGATVALLGTAAVVRRARRRKTRGGS, encoded by the coding sequence GTGGCGGTGACCGGTGCTGCCTCCGGGCTGGGCCGGGCCCTGGTCGAGCGGCTGGCCGGCCTGGACGAGATCAACCGCGTCGTCGGCCTGGACGAGCGCCGCGGTGACGTCGAGGGCGTGGAGTGGCGGGTGCTCGACATCCGGGACCCCGCCGTCGCCCAGCGGATCGCCGGGTGTGACGTGGTGGTCCACCTCGACGTCGACCTTTCGCCCGATACGGAGCCGCGGCAGCGGAGTGCCCGCAATGTCCGCGGCGCGCAGACCGTGCTGACCGCGGCGGCGGCGTCCGGCGTACCCCGGATCGTGCTGTGTACGAGCGCGATGGTGTACGGCGCGCTCGCCGACAACCCGGTGCCCCTGGCCGACGACGCGCCGCTGCGGGCCCGGCCCGAGGGCGTGGTGGCCGACCTGCTGGAGATCGAGTGGCTGGCCAGGCGCGCGCCGCGGGCACATCCGGGTCTGTCGGTGACTGTGGTCCGGCCGGCGATGGTGGTCGGCGGTGCCGTCGACACGTTCCTGACCCGGCACTTCGAGGCGGCGCGGCTGCTGGTGATCCGGGGCAGCCGGCCGAGCTGGCAGTTCTGCCACGTCGACGACCTGCTGAGTGCGCTGGAGTGGGCGGCGCTCGGCCGCGTCGAGGGTTCGGTGACGGTCGGCAGCGAGGGCTTCCTGGGGCAGGACGAGGTGGAGAAACTCGTCGGCCTACCCCGGCTCGAACTCCCCGAGAGCCTCGCGCTGGGAGCTGCCGAACGCCTGCACCGGCTCGGGCTCACCCCGGCGCCGGCCAGCGACCTCGCCTACGTCAGCCACCCGTGGGTAGTCTCCTCGGACAAGTTGCTGGCCGCCGGCTGGCGTCCCGTCCACGACAACACCACCGCCTGCGAGGCACTCGCGACCGACGTGGCCGGACGCCACACCGCACTGGGCCGGCGGATCGGGCGGCGGGAGACCGCGACGCTGGGCGCGGCCGGTGCGACGGTGGCCTTGCTGGGTACGGCCGCGGTCGTGCGCCGGGCCAGGCGCCGCAAGACCAGAGGGGGATCGTGA
- a CDS encoding 3' terminal RNA ribose 2'-O-methyltransferase Hen1 — protein MLLTVSTTHQPATDLGYLLHKHPDRVQEFRQSFGTATVFYPEATTERCTAALLLDVDPVRLARSQAKNAPDFSLAQYVNDRSYAASSLLGVAMADVFSTARSGRCVSRQELADSAIPLEIAVPVLPCRGGADVAHRLFEPLGWAVEAEPIPLDEAFEEWGDSRYVRLRLSAVVRLAAALNQLHVLLPVLDESKHYWQGPDEVDKLLRSGEGWLGSHPEATLIARRYLGRRSGLTRTALARLAELGDEVEEAVEPPEDEDVSQPEEKRVPLNVQRHEAVHQALLEVGARTVIDLGCGPGQFLDRLVKDPAFTRVAGSDVSTRSLQYAARRLRLDRMSERQAERVELFQSALTYEDDRLAGFDAAVLMEVVEHVDPPRLEALERVVFGAAGPGAVIVTTPNAEYNVLYEGLAGMRHPDHRFEWTRVEFAEWSGRVAATYGYHVERRGIGDLDERLGAPTQLAIFTRKEGNDD, from the coding sequence GTGCTGCTGACCGTCTCGACCACCCACCAGCCGGCGACCGACCTCGGCTACCTCCTGCACAAGCACCCCGACCGCGTGCAGGAGTTCAGGCAGTCGTTCGGCACCGCGACGGTCTTCTACCCCGAGGCCACCACGGAACGCTGCACCGCCGCGCTCCTGCTCGACGTCGACCCGGTGAGGCTGGCCCGGTCCCAGGCGAAGAACGCTCCCGATTTCAGCCTCGCGCAGTACGTCAACGACCGCTCCTACGCCGCGTCGTCGCTGCTGGGGGTGGCGATGGCCGACGTGTTCAGCACCGCCCGGAGCGGTCGATGCGTCTCCCGGCAGGAGCTGGCCGACTCCGCGATCCCGCTCGAGATCGCCGTCCCCGTGCTCCCGTGCCGCGGTGGTGCCGACGTCGCGCACCGGCTCTTCGAGCCGCTCGGGTGGGCCGTCGAGGCCGAGCCGATCCCGCTCGACGAGGCATTCGAGGAGTGGGGCGACTCCCGCTACGTGCGCCTTCGGCTGTCCGCCGTCGTCCGGCTGGCCGCCGCGCTCAACCAGCTGCACGTGCTCCTGCCGGTGCTGGACGAGTCCAAGCACTACTGGCAGGGCCCCGACGAGGTGGACAAGCTGCTGAGGTCGGGGGAGGGCTGGCTCGGTAGCCACCCGGAAGCCACCCTCATCGCCCGCCGCTACCTGGGCCGTCGCAGCGGGCTCACCCGGACCGCGCTCGCCCGGCTGGCCGAGCTCGGCGACGAGGTCGAGGAGGCCGTCGAGCCGCCCGAGGACGAGGACGTCTCGCAGCCGGAGGAGAAGCGCGTCCCGCTGAACGTCCAGCGACATGAGGCGGTCCACCAGGCCCTGCTCGAGGTGGGGGCGAGGACGGTGATCGACCTCGGTTGTGGCCCGGGCCAGTTCCTCGACCGGCTGGTGAAGGACCCGGCGTTCACCCGCGTCGCGGGCAGCGACGTCTCCACCCGCTCCCTTCAGTACGCCGCGCGGAGACTGCGGCTGGACCGGATGAGCGAGCGCCAGGCCGAGCGGGTCGAGCTGTTCCAGAGCGCCCTCACCTACGAGGACGACCGGCTCGCCGGCTTCGACGCCGCCGTCCTGATGGAGGTCGTCGAGCACGTCGACCCGCCCCGCCTGGAGGCGCTCGAACGCGTGGTGTTCGGCGCGGCCGGGCCGGGGGCCGTCATCGTGACGACCCCCAACGCCGAGTACAACGTCCTCTACGAGGGACTTGCCGGCATGCGGCACCCCGACCACCGGTTCGAGTGGACCCGGGTGGAGTTCGCCGAGTGGTCCGGGCGTGTCGCCGCGACGTACGGCTACCACGTCGAGCGGCGAGGCATCGGCGACCTCGACGAGAGGCTCGGCGCTCCGACCCAGCTGGCGATCTTCACCCGGAAGGAGGGCAACGATGACTGA
- a CDS encoding molybdenum cofactor biosynthesis protein MoaE, translating to MSDSNEPTSAGAVTAGTTTTDATSTTASAGAAAPDRIRLLDLRETPLSADEVLTAIADRRAGGFCLFVGAVRDHDEGRSVTELGYEAHPLALRELRAVAEEVVAAHPVCGLAAVHRTGDLAVGEAAVVVGVSAPHRDAAFAAARMLIDELKARVPLWKHQRFTGGDAEWVGAEG from the coding sequence GTGAGCGACTCGAACGAGCCGACGTCGGCCGGCGCGGTGACCGCCGGTACGACGACCACTGACGCGACGTCCACCACGGCGTCCGCCGGCGCGGCGGCACCGGACCGGATCCGGTTGCTCGACCTGCGCGAGACCCCGCTGTCCGCCGACGAGGTGCTCACGGCCATCGCCGATCGGCGCGCGGGCGGCTTCTGCCTGTTCGTCGGTGCGGTCCGCGACCACGACGAGGGCCGCTCGGTGACCGAGCTGGGATACGAGGCGCATCCACTCGCGCTGCGGGAGTTGCGGGCCGTCGCCGAGGAGGTGGTCGCGGCGCACCCGGTGTGCGGCCTCGCGGCGGTGCACCGCACTGGAGACCTGGCCGTCGGCGAGGCGGCGGTGGTCGTGGGTGTCTCCGCACCTCACCGGGACGCGGCGTTCGCGGCCGCCCGGATGCTGATCGACGAGCTGAAGGCGCGGGTCCCGTTGTGGAAGCACCAGCGGTTCACCGGCGGTGACGCGGAGTGGGTCGGCGCGGAGGGCTGA